One Halalkalicoccus sp. NIPERK01 DNA segment encodes these proteins:
- a CDS encoding ribbon-helix-helix domain-containing protein, with translation MERVTLRIPEQQIEEVERMVETGQFPNRSEAIRAAVREMLNERGVSQDAQGTERTWAKV, from the coding sequence ATGGAACGTGTGACACTGCGAATTCCCGAACAACAGATAGAAGAGGTCGAACGGATGGTCGAAACGGGGCAGTTCCCCAACCGCAGCGAGGCGATTCGCGCCGCGGTACGGGAGATGCTCAACGAACGGGGCGTGAGCCAGGACGCTCAAGGCACCGAACGCACGTGGGCGAAGGTGTGA
- a CDS encoding zinc ribbon domain-containing protein: MSKITFRADDDLVARIEAMDASKSEVMREALRAYLGSAPADSPGEDSLDTLITDRIDRRIADRLDDRLATDVNVTVTVEDDRIRHDDGPAQTPQTVEQAPSDPPPEHHCVQCGETVDDDHVYCPNCGEKADTPALCECGVELRTDWAFCPSCGRRTPAADVLDR, encoded by the coding sequence ATGAGCAAGATCACCTTCCGCGCGGACGACGACCTCGTCGCACGCATCGAGGCGATGGACGCCTCGAAGAGCGAGGTCATGCGCGAGGCGCTCCGCGCGTACCTCGGGTCCGCCCCCGCGGACTCCCCCGGGGAGGACTCGCTCGATACGCTCATCACCGACCGGATCGACCGCCGGATCGCCGACCGCCTCGACGATCGCCTCGCAACCGACGTAAACGTCACCGTGACGGTCGAGGACGACCGTATACGACACGACGACGGACCGGCGCAAACGCCGCAAACGGTCGAGCAGGCCCCTTCGGATCCGCCGCCCGAGCACCACTGCGTCCAGTGTGGCGAGACCGTCGACGACGACCACGTCTACTGTCCGAACTGCGGCGAGAAGGCCGATACCCCCGCGCTCTGTGAGTGTGGCGTCGAACTGCGAACCGACTGGGCGTTCTGCCCGAGCTGTGGGCGTCGGACGCCAGCCGCCGACGTCCTCGACCGTTGA